A section of the Mangifera indica cultivar Alphonso chromosome 12, CATAS_Mindica_2.1, whole genome shotgun sequence genome encodes:
- the LOC123230359 gene encoding MDIS1-interacting receptor like kinase 2-like: MLHFQYSFLVYEYLERGSLTTFLSKEATARELDWCKRVNILKGVANALSYMHHGCSPPIVHRDISSKNVLLDSEYEAHVSDFGIAKFLKPDSSNWTTLAGTYGYIAPELAYTMKVTEKCDVYSFGVLALEVIKGKHPSDIIPSLSSLFTWENMLMNNVLDQRLPLPPPAIQDQLMAIVKLAIDCLDSNPEHRPSMDMVSRMF, from the exons atgttacattttCAGTACTCTTTTTTAGTGTATGAGTATCTCGAAAGAGGTAGCTTGACCACATTCTTGAGTAAAGAAGCTACAGCAAGAGAATTGGATTGGTGTAAGAGAGTAAATATTTTAAAGGGTGTGGCTAACGCTTTGTCCTACATGCACCATGGTTGCTCCCCACCAATAGTGCATCGAGACATATCGAGCAAAAATGTGTTGTTGGATTCAGAATATGAAGCTCATGTTTCAGACTTTGGAATTGCTAAATTTCTCAAGCCAGACTCATCCAATTGGACAACTCTTGCTGGTACATATGGATATATTGCACCAG AATTGGCTTACACAATGAAGGTAACTGAGAAATGTGATGTATATAGTTTTGGAGTATtagcattagaagtgatcaagGGAAAACATCCAAGCGATATCATTCCTTCTCTATCATCTCTTTTCACTTGGGAGAACATGTTGATGAACAATGTTTTGGACCAACGCCTTCCACTTCCACCGCCGGCTATTCAAGATCAACTAATGGCAATCGTAAAGCTAGCAATTGATTGCTTGGATTCCAATCCAGAACATAGGCCATCCATGGACATGGTTTCTCGTATGTTTTGA
- the LOC123230391 gene encoding F-box protein At5g49610-like, translated as MADTCFMNKLPDDLLLKVFLGLSAKSVLRCMQVCKQWRHLISSPFFFRSLLHSHHQDNIPGIIVQYRTFKYNSIRRPIDLEAPDDLKLKFVQPPNPWGLSVIASFKDLLLCVDNSRSFCICNPTTKQSLKLPPLSRPHDLYHVGFICYPLSNTDIRYKYKVVLIESIHQYSDKLKMSIFCSERGKWSSFQASCPRRMRTKNLKSVGFAFNGILHWLNPLGFVVAYDALKNKVGLINLPNQAIRTNCSYLGVCEGSLRLVQVNNFDVVNKIVGVWRLEDCNAGKWRREHSVVWLGERNLDFVAFHPDIADLLYLKRDAKILCCNLETGSLEEMDPQMDEFCCYPFVQPWWPTPVPRNVAASQWPNPIPDLVDDRESETIFNVFEKIK; from the coding sequence ATGGCCGATACCTGCTTCATGAATAAACTTCCTGACGatttattgttaaaagtttTTCTTGGGCTCTCTGCCAAATCTGTTCTTCGATGCATGCAAGTCTGTAAACAATGGCGCCATCTCATCTCTAGTCCCTTCTTTTTCCGGAGCTTGCTTCACTCCCATCATCAAGATAATATCCCGGGGATAATTGTCCAGTATAGAAcattcaaatataattcaatcCGTCGGCCTATCGATCTCGAAGCCCCTGATGATTTGAAGCTTAAATTTGTTCAACCACCAAATCCATGGGGATTGTCTGTTATAGCTTCTTTCAAAGACTTACTATTGTGCGTCGACAATTCTCGGTCTTTTTGTATCTGCAATCCCACTACAAAACAATCTTTGAAGCTTCCTCCTCTTTCAAGACCCCATGATTTGTATCATGTGGGCTTCATCTGCTATCCCCTAAGCAATACCGATATTCGGTACAAATACAAAGTAGTGTTAATAGAGAGTATTCATCAATACTCTGATAAGTTGAAGATGTCAATCTTCTGTTCGGAGAGAGGTAAATGGAGCTCTTTTCAGGCGTCATGCCCCCGACGGATGAGAACTAAGAATCTGAAAAGTGTTGGTTTTGCATTCAACGGAATCCTGCATTGGCTAAATCCATTGGGATTCGTGGTGGCTTACGATGCGTTGAAGAACAAAGTTGGCCTCATTAATCTACCAAATCAAGCAATAAGAACCAATTGTAGTTACCTTGGCGTGTGTGAAGGGAGTCTTCGATTAGTCCAAGTGAACAATTTTGATGTTGTTAATAAGATTGTTGGTGTTTGGAGATTGGAGGATTGCAATGCAGGCAAATGGCGGAGGGAGCACAGTGTAGTATGGTTGGGCGAGCGGAATTTGGATTTTGTAGCTTTCCATCCTGATATTGCAGACCTTCTCTACTTAAAAAGGGATGCTAAGATCTTGTGTTGTAACCTGGAAACAGGAAGCTTGGAAGAGATGGATCCGCAAATGGATGAATTTTGTTGTTACCCATTTGTCCAACCGTGGTGGCCAACTCCAGTTCCTCGCAATGTTGCTGCATCTCAGTGGCCAAACCCAATTCCTGATCTAGTTGATGATAGAGAGTCAGAGACCATCTTCAATGtgtttgagaaaataaaatga